One Sphingomonas endolithica genomic window, CGTGCTCTGGTATCGATCTGGCGCGCCATCGAGGCGAAGTTGACGTAGAGTTCGCGGATCTCGGTCGCGGCGGTCGCCGGCGGCGCGGGAATGTCGATACGCCCGCTGGCGACATGTTCGGTCGCCAGCGTCAGCCCGCGGATCGGCCGGGCGATACCGCGCGACAGCAGCCCGGCCAGCACCACGAGAATGGCGAAGATCGTCCCCGCGCCGAGCGCGATCTTGCCGCGATCCTGGTAGATGCCGCGGAACAGCCCGCGCGGCGAACGCGACAGCATCACCACGCCGACCACCCGGCCCCCGACGATCACCGGACGCGCGTGATGCACGCGGATCGCGGAGGCCGGGCTGAGCAGCTCAAGCAAGGATGAGAAGCCGTACGGATTGACGATGCGTTGGCGCAGCACGGTGGCATTGCGGCCGGCGAGTGCCCGGCGAACCTCCGGCAGTGCGGCGTAGCTCAGGCCACGATCGCCTCGCCCCACGACGACCACGCCGTGCCCGTCCAGCAGGCGAGTGGCGGCAAGAGTCGCATCCACCGCGTCGGCGATGGTCGGCGCGAGCAGGTGCGCGACACGGACCGCGTGGGGCTCGGGCGGCTGGCCGCGCACGGCGTCGGGCTGGCGTGGCCATATCGTGTTGGTCCGCAGATCGATCTGCGGCGTGTCGACCCCCGTGCTGCGCCCGTTGCCCGGCGACGAGCCCCAGGCGATGCGATAGGCCGAGGCAAGCACCGCGCCCTGCGCGATCAACTCGGCCTCGGTCTGCTGTACCAAGGTATTCTCGTACACGCGGAGCGACAGTGCAGCGACGCCGGGCAGTGCGGCGACGAACAGGAGCGTGCTGAACAGGATCGTGCGCAGCGACAAAGCGGGCCAATGCCGCTTGAGGAACGCCTTCAAGCGCATCCGCCGATGCGATACCCGATCCCGGCGCGGGTCTCGATCAGGTCGGTGCAGCCGCCGCCCGCGAACTTCGCGCGCAGGTTGCGGATATGGCTGTCGATCGTGCGGTCGGTGAGCGCGAAGCCCGGGCCGCGCAGCCGATCGATCAGCGCGTCGCGGGTGAACACCTTGCCGGGCGTGCCAGCGAGCGCGAGCAGCAACTGGAACTCGGTCGCCGTGGTGGCGATCAGCGTTCCGTCCCAGCGCGCTTCCCAGGCATCGCTGTCGAGCGTCAGCTTGTGGTGGGCGACGTGCGCAGACGGCGCGGGCGGCGGCGCCGCGGAGGGGGCTCCGCGCTTGAGGATCGCGCCGATACGCGCGACCACTTCGCGCGGGCTGAACGGCTTGACGACATAATCGTCCGCGCCGAGCTCGATTCCGACGATGCGGTCGATCGCATCGTCGCGCGACGACAGGAACAGGATCGGCACCTGGGCGGCCAGCCCGCCATGCTCGCGCAGCCGGCGGCAGAGATCGAGGCCGTTGAGCCGCGGCATGTTGATGTCGAGCACGATCAGGTCGGGTAGTTCGTGCTGGATCGCGGCGTACGCCTCCTCGCCGTCCCCTGCCTCGCGCGTCGTCATCCCCGCCTGGCGCAGCGCAAAGGACAGCAGGTCGCGGATATGCGGATCATCGTCGACGAGGAGAATGTGGCCCATGTCAGCCGCCGACCAATGCCTGGTCCTTGAGCCCGCGCCACACGCGGAGCGCCTGCACCGTCTCGGCGACATCGTGGACGCGCAGCAGCTGCACGCCTGCTTCGGCACCTTTCAGTGCCAGCGTCAACGAACCGCCAAGACGATCGGCGGCCGGTGCCTCGTTCGACAGCGCGCCGATCAGCCGCTTGCGGCTGGCCCCCAACATCACCGGCACGCCCAGGCCATGGAACATCGCCAGCCCGTTCAACAGCCTGAGATTGTCCTGCAGTGACTTGCCGAAGCCGATGCCCGGATCGGCGATGATCCGCGTGCGCGGTACGCCTGCGGCGACGACGGCCGCGATGCGCGCCTCCAGCCAGTCGAACACGTCGGTCAAGACGTTCGCATAGCCGTGGCCGCCGTGCGGGCCCTTGGCGGGATCGGGCGAATGCATCAGGATGACCGGGCAGCCGGATTGGGCGACCAGCTCCAGCGAGCGATCGTCCCACAGCAGCGCCGACACATCGTTGACGATGGCGGCACCGGCGGCGAGCGCCGCCTCCATCACCGCCGCCTTGCGTGTGTCGACCGAGACCAAGGCACCGCCGGTGGCGAGCCGCTCGATGACGGGCACGATCCGCTTGATCTCGTCGCCTTCCCACACCGCCGGGGCGCCCGGGCGGGTCGATTCGCCGCCGACATCGATCAGCGCCGCGCCCGCGACCGTCATGTCGAAGCCGGCGCCGGCCGCGGCGGCGGGGTCGTTCACGTGCGCGCCGCCGTCGGAGAAGCTGTCGGGGGTGATGTTGAGGATGCCGGCGACGCTGGGCTGGTCGAAGCGGAGGATGCGATCGCCCAGTGTCAGCGGTGGGCGGGGTGCGGTGATCGCGGCGTGGAGCTTGGCGGCGCGTTCGCTCGTACCCAGTTCTGCGGCGAAATCAGCGATGGCAACGGTGCGGCGCGTGCCTTGCTCGCTCACTTCATAGGCGGCGAACCATTGCAGGCCGCCGGCGAGCCGGGCGACTTCCCCGTCATAGCCGACTGGGGAGTCGACGAACTGCACAGGTCGAAGGTGGAGCGTGTGATCGGTCATTCAACCCTCAACCGTCACCCCGGACTTGTTCCGGGGCCCACCGGGCAACATGCACGCTGGCGCATTGCTTTGCGGCACGGTGGACCCCGGAACAAGTCCGGGGTGACGTCTCATCTGGTCGCGTTAGATCTGCGTCGCCAGCAGGTAGCGCTGCCGCAGCGTGTCGATCGGCTTCAAGCCATCCGGCGTCTCGTAATGCCAGAAGGTCCAGCCGTTGCACGCCGGCGCGCCTTGCAGGGTGGAGCCGAGCTTGTGAATCGAGCCGGTGAGGTCCCCCGACAGGACCGAGCCATCCGCCCGCACCGTCACGCTGTACCGACGCTTGGCGTCGACCAAGACCGCGCCCGCCACCAGCATGCCATTTTCCACGATCGTGCCGAAGGCGACGCGGGGCGCGGCCTTGGGGCTCTGCATCGTCTTCAGCGCCGATTCGTCGAGCGGCAGCGCCGCTTCGATGCGCTCGCGCGCTGCCGCCACATAATCAGTCTCGCGCTCGATGCCGATCCAACGCCGCCCCAGGCGCTTGGCCACCGCGCCGGTCGTGCCGGTGCCGAAGAACGGATCGAGCACCACGTCGCCGGGCTTCGTGCAGGCCAGCAGGATGCGGTAGATAAGCGCCTCGGGCTTTTGCGTCGGATGGACCTTCACGCCATCCTTCTTCAGCCGCTCCTGCCCGCCGCACACCGGGAATTCCCAGTCGCTGCGCATCTGCAGTTCGTCGTTCAGCGTCTTCATGCTGCGATAGTTGAAGGTGTAGCGCGCCTTTTCGCCCATCGACGCCCAGATCAATGTCTCGTGCGCGTTGGTGAAGCGGGTGCCCTTGAAATTGGGCATCGGGTTGGATTTGCGCCACACGATGTCGTTGAGGATCCAATAGCCCAGATCCTGGATCGACGCGCCGACCTTGTAGATATTGTGGTACGACCCGATCACCCAGATCGCGCCATTGTCCTTCAGGATGCGCTTGGCCTCGGCGAGCCATTCGCGGGTGAACTTGTCATAGGCGCTGAGCGAATCGAACTTGTCCCATTCGTCGGTCACCGCATCGACATGGCTGCCATCGGGGCGGGACAGGTCACCGCCCAGCTGCAGGTTGTACGGCGGATCGGCGAAGATCAGGTCGACCGATTTGGCCGGCAGCGACCGCATCGTGGCGATGCACTCGCCGATGATGATCTGGTCGAGCGGCAGCACCGGCGCGGGCGCAACCGTTGTCTGTCGCACCGCGCGAACCTTGTCGATAACCCCCATTGAACCTGTATCCCCGTCGTGTGTCTGCCTTGTCTGCGGATGGCGAGACTCCGGTCAAGCGATCATTGGTTAACCGAAACGTCCGGCATCTGCTGCAGCGTGGCGGGCAATGTCTCTGCCGCCCCAGATGTTGAGTCCCGGTTCGTGGCTGGACTCAAGCCATGGTGTTGTGGCGCAAAAGACTCACAGATCGAGAGATGCTTGTGCGACCGGCCCGAAACTTCGCCGATGGAGCGGGGAGGGGCCATGTTCGCGCAGCGCGGACAGGTGAACGCGGCAACCATAGCCCTTGTTCGAGTGCCAATTGTACTGCGGATATGATTCGGCATGCGCGATCATGATCGTGTCGCGGGTGTGCTTGGCGATGATCGAGGCGGCGGCGATCGACAGGCTGATCGCATCGCCCGAAACGATCGGCGTCGCGGCATAGCCCCAGCGCGGCAGGCGGTTGCCGTCGACCAGCACATGGCCGGGCGCGCAGCCAAGCGCTTCCACCGCCAGCGTCATCGCCTTCATCGTCGCCCAATAGATGTTGAGGCTGTCGATCTCGTCCGCCTCGACGATCCCCACGCCGATCGTGGCGCAGCCGCGCAGGCGATCGTGCAGCCGCAGCCGCTCGGTCGCCGACAGCTTCTTGGAGTCATTTATGCCGCGCGGCACGCCCTTGGCCGGCAGGATCACGGCGGCGGCGACCACCGGCCCGGCGAGCGGCCCGCGGCCGGCCTCGTCCACGCCTACGACCGGCGCGAGGCAGAGCTTTTCGTGTTTAAGGCTTGGCATGGGACAGCAGTTCGAAAGGATCGAGGCCGAGTGCGTGGCCCATCGGTCCGTGTCCCTGCCCCAGCCCCGGCGGGTTGGCCAGCGCGGCGCGAACGTAAGAGATGGCACGGTCGATCGCCGCGGTGAGCGGCCGGCCGGCGCCGAGGCCGGTGGCGATCGCGCTGGCCAGGGTGCAGCCGGTGCCATGGCTGTGGCGGGTGGTGAGGCGGGGGTTGGTCCAGCGTGCGATCTCGCCGGCGGCACCGACCAGGATGTCGGTCACGTGGGGGCCATCGGCATGGCCACCCTTGATCAGGACATTGGTGCCGAATTCAGCCGCGAGTTCCTCTCCCTCCGTTCGTCCTGAGCTTGTCGAAGGACGTGTGGCGGGGGCTGCGCTTGCGGCACGTGCTTCGACAGGCTCAGCACGAACCGGGGGGAGGGGTGCGGATAGCGCAGCAAGCTCCGGCAGGTTCGGGGTGATCACCGTTGCGATCCGCATCAGCCGGGCGAAGGCGGCGATCGTTGCCGCATCCGCCAGCACCGATCCGCTGGTCGCGATCATGACGGGATCGAATACGATCGGCACGTCCAGCCGCTCCAGCCGCTCCGCCACCACATGGGCGGTCGCCGCCGAGCCGATCATGCCGATCTTCACCGCATCCACGCCGATATCCGACACGCACGAATCGATTTGCGCGAGCACCATCTCGGCCGGCACCGGCATCACTGCCTGTACGCCCAGCGTATTCTGCGCGGTGATGGCGGTGATCGCGGTCATGGCGTGGCCGCCGAGCATGGTGACGGTCTTGATATCCGCTTGGATTCCCGCGCCGCCGCCCGAATCGGATCCGGCGATGATCAGGATGCGCGGGGTCTTCATAGTCTACCGTTTGGTTGAACGAGGTGCGCGAATGTTGAGAATGTGGTGCCAGGAATGGGTTTCTGGGCGGCGACGGGGGTCGAATGTTGAGGATGTAGAGGTGCCGGCGCGTTTTCGCGCGGCGGGCGAGCGCGTATGTCGAGGGTGGCGAGGGGCATGCGCAGGGTTATGCCATAGCGGGCGGGTTGTAGGACAGCGCTTTGCGTATCGGCCGGCAAAGATGCGGTTGGGCGCGCATCTGCCCCCCCGTTCGTCCTGAGTAGCCATCGAGTAGCGCGAAGCGCGCATCGAGAGGGCGTATCGAAGGACATGCGGCATGCGCTCCAAGGTGCTTCGATACGAGCCCTCGATACGGTCTGCGGCCTACTCGGTCTCTACTCAGCACGAACGGGGGTGGACGGGTTGCGGCGAACGGGGGCCGGGACGAGTGAGGTGGGACAAACGGTTGGGTCGAACGGAGAAATTCTGTCAGAATAAAACGCGTTGTGCTTGGCCGATCGCGCTGGCGGGTCGTCGCCGCAGCGCCTAACGTCGCGGCGTGAACCGCATCCGCCTCATCCCCCCGGCCGCTGCCGTCACGCTGCTCGGCGGTTGCTCGGGCGGGGTGCTTGATCCGGCCGGGCCGGTCGCGGCGGGGGAGCGGACGCTGCTGTTCAATTCGCTGGGCGTGATGCTGGCGATCGTCGTGCCGACGATCCTCGCCACGCTGGCCTTTGCCTGGTGGTTCCGCGCCGGCAACGTGAAGGCGCGGCATTTGCCCGATTGGTCCTATTCGGGGCGGCTCGAACTGCTCGTCTGGTCGGTGCCGGCCTTGGTGGTGATCTTCCTCGGCGGCATGACGTGGATCGCCAGCCACGATCTCGATCCGGCCAAGCCGCTCGTCGGCCGCGCGGCGCCGCTGCGCGTGGAGGTGATGTCGCTCGATTGGAAATGGCTGTTCATCTATCCCGATCTAGGCGTCGCCAGCGTCAATCGGCTGGTCGTGCCGGTGGGCACGCCGGTCAGCTTCCGCATCACGTCCGCCACCGTGATGAACAGCTTCTTCGTGCCGCAGCTCGGCAGCCAGATCTACGCCATGTCGGGGATGACCGCGCGGCTGAACCTGCAGGCCGATCGGCCGGGCGTGTACCATGGGCTGTCGGCGCATTACAGCGGCAAG contains:
- a CDS encoding sensor histidine kinase; amino-acid sequence: MRLKAFLKRHWPALSLRTILFSTLLFVAALPGVAALSLRVYENTLVQQTEAELIAQGAVLASAYRIAWGSSPGNGRSTGVDTPQIDLRTNTIWPRQPDAVRGQPPEPHAVRVAHLLAPTIADAVDATLAATRLLDGHGVVVVGRGDRGLSYAALPEVRRALAGRNATVLRQRIVNPYGFSSLLELLSPASAIRVHHARPVIVGGRVVGVVMLSRSPRGLFRGIYQDRGKIALGAGTIFAILVVLAGLLSRGIARPIRGLTLATEHVASGRIDIPAPPATAATEIRELYVNFASMARQIDTRARYLRDFAAAVSHEFKTPLAGINGVIELLQDHGDTMPRADRLRFLDNAAKDTDRLSRLVQRLLDMARADMLSIAPDVRSDAAAVARRIDGGGLHIVVTAPHDLPQARIADDVLETVLTTLAENSRQAGATALTIALLPAPSGISITVADDGPGIDADRDRLFEPFFTGNRAAGGTGLGLPIARSLLAATGGTIDIAPSGRGAAFVIMIPA
- the cyoA gene encoding ubiquinol oxidase subunit II — encoded protein: MNRIRLIPPAAAVTLLGGCSGGVLDPAGPVAAGERTLLFNSLGVMLAIVVPTILATLAFAWWFRAGNVKARHLPDWSYSGRLELLVWSVPALVVIFLGGMTWIASHDLDPAKPLVGRAAPLRVEVMSLDWKWLFIYPDLGVASVNRLVVPVGTPVSFRITSATVMNSFFVPQLGSQIYAMSGMTARLNLQADRPGVYHGLSAHYSGKGFPGMTFRAHAVSPQQFAGWLAQARQSGRALDRSAYLELLKDSENVPPYSYRAVAPGLFDAVVKESGTLSMKHALDGREQ
- a CDS encoding site-specific DNA-methyltransferase; protein product: MGVIDKVRAVRQTTVAPAPVLPLDQIIIGECIATMRSLPAKSVDLIFADPPYNLQLGGDLSRPDGSHVDAVTDEWDKFDSLSAYDKFTREWLAEAKRILKDNGAIWVIGSYHNIYKVGASIQDLGYWILNDIVWRKSNPMPNFKGTRFTNAHETLIWASMGEKARYTFNYRSMKTLNDELQMRSDWEFPVCGGQERLKKDGVKVHPTQKPEALIYRILLACTKPGDVVLDPFFGTGTTGAVAKRLGRRWIGIERETDYVAAARERIEAALPLDESALKTMQSPKAAPRVAFGTIVENGMLVAGAVLVDAKRRYSVTVRADGSVLSGDLTGSIHKLGSTLQGAPACNGWTFWHYETPDGLKPIDTLRQRYLLATQI
- the folP gene encoding dihydropteroate synthase codes for the protein MTDHTLHLRPVQFVDSPVGYDGEVARLAGGLQWFAAYEVSEQGTRRTVAIADFAAELGTSERAAKLHAAITAPRPPLTLGDRILRFDQPSVAGILNITPDSFSDGGAHVNDPAAAAGAGFDMTVAGAALIDVGGESTRPGAPAVWEGDEIKRIVPVIERLATGGALVSVDTRKAAVMEAALAAGAAIVNDVSALLWDDRSLELVAQSGCPVILMHSPDPAKGPHGGHGYANVLTDVFDWLEARIAAVVAAGVPRTRIIADPGIGFGKSLQDNLRLLNGLAMFHGLGVPVMLGASRKRLIGALSNEAPAADRLGGSLTLALKGAEAGVQLLRVHDVAETVQALRVWRGLKDQALVGG
- a CDS encoding response regulator transcription factor, encoding MGHILLVDDDPHIRDLLSFALRQAGMTTREAGDGEEAYAAIQHELPDLIVLDINMPRLNGLDLCRRLREHGGLAAQVPILFLSSRDDAIDRIVGIELGADDYVVKPFSPREVVARIGAILKRGAPSAAPPPAPSAHVAHHKLTLDSDAWEARWDGTLIATTATEFQLLLALAGTPGKVFTRDALIDRLRGPGFALTDRTIDSHIRNLRAKFAGGGCTDLIETRAGIGYRIGGCA
- a CDS encoding ribonuclease HII — translated: MPSLKHEKLCLAPVVGVDEAGRGPLAGPVVAAAVILPAKGVPRGINDSKKLSATERLRLHDRLRGCATIGVGIVEADEIDSLNIYWATMKAMTLAVEALGCAPGHVLVDGNRLPRWGYAATPIVSGDAISLSIAAASIIAKHTRDTIMIAHAESYPQYNWHSNKGYGCRVHLSALREHGPSPLHRRSFGPVAQASLDL
- the thiD gene encoding bifunctional hydroxymethylpyrimidine kinase/phosphomethylpyrimidine kinase yields the protein MKTPRILIIAGSDSGGGAGIQADIKTVTMLGGHAMTAITAITAQNTLGVQAVMPVPAEMVLAQIDSCVSDIGVDAVKIGMIGSAATAHVVAERLERLDVPIVFDPVMIATSGSVLADAATIAAFARLMRIATVITPNLPELAALSAPLPPVRAEPVEARAASAAPATRPSTSSGRTEGEELAAEFGTNVLIKGGHADGPHVTDILVGAAGEIARWTNPRLTTRHSHGTGCTLASAIATGLGAGRPLTAAIDRAISYVRAALANPPGLGQGHGPMGHALGLDPFELLSHAKP